A window of the Paraburkholderia sp. ZP32-5 genome harbors these coding sequences:
- a CDS encoding DUF2783 domain-containing protein, whose protein sequence is MALNTQPNLLRADDFYEALIDMHRGLDDAQSQSANAQLILLLANHIGDHTTLLEAMRCAREGAIEG, encoded by the coding sequence ATGGCACTGAACACGCAACCCAATCTGTTACGCGCCGACGATTTCTACGAAGCGCTGATCGACATGCATCGCGGTCTCGACGATGCACAAAGCCAGTCGGCCAACGCACAGCTGATTCTGCTATTAGCGAACCATATCGGCGATCACACGACGTTGCTCGAAGCGATGCGCTGCGCGCGCGAAGGGGCGATCGAGGGCTAG
- a CDS encoding YbfB/YjiJ family MFS transporter encodes MSSSLKTASNPPSADSAQRLPTLRLAAALSLGSAIALGFARFAYALLLPSMKLDLGWSFAQAGAMNTANALGYLLGALVFPRLARRWTAAALFASGCALTALLMAGSGLIADTNSLLTLRVITGASSAAIFISGGVLAARLASARPRDAGLILGLYYGGTGWGIVVSSLLVPFTIVSGAHGWQVAWFALAAACALCAAVAIGAARRIDSAHASAASSAHATASDDAPRWPRYAAALAAYGLFGVGYIGYMTFIVALLRNAGMSAAVVTAFYLLLGVATVVSARIWSTLLDRMRGGQALAVLNALLAVATLLPALFAQPWVAFVSGILFGATFLSAVASTTAFVRHNLPVTHWAKGISAFTIVFAFGQIVGPVVIGWVSDGAGLARGLVYSAALLAAGAVAAACQKALRDA; translated from the coding sequence ATGTCTTCGTCACTCAAGACCGCTTCAAATCCCCCGTCCGCCGATTCGGCGCAGCGCTTGCCGACGCTGCGGCTCGCCGCCGCGCTATCGCTTGGCAGCGCGATAGCGCTCGGTTTTGCCCGTTTCGCTTACGCACTGCTGTTGCCGTCGATGAAGCTCGATCTCGGCTGGAGCTTCGCGCAGGCCGGCGCGATGAATACCGCCAATGCGCTCGGCTACCTGCTCGGCGCGCTGGTGTTTCCGCGGCTCGCGCGCCGCTGGACCGCCGCCGCGTTGTTCGCGAGCGGCTGCGCGCTCACGGCGTTGCTGATGGCGGGCAGCGGCCTGATCGCCGATACGAATTCGCTGCTGACGTTGCGGGTGATCACCGGCGCGAGCAGCGCGGCGATTTTTATCAGCGGCGGCGTGCTGGCCGCGCGGCTCGCCTCGGCGCGGCCGCGTGACGCGGGGCTGATCCTCGGTCTGTATTACGGCGGCACTGGGTGGGGCATCGTCGTGTCGTCGCTGCTGGTGCCGTTCACGATCGTCAGCGGTGCGCACGGTTGGCAGGTCGCGTGGTTCGCGCTTGCCGCCGCCTGCGCGCTGTGCGCGGCAGTCGCGATCGGCGCGGCGAGGCGGATCGACAGCGCGCATGCGAGCGCCGCATCCTCAGCACATGCCACTGCCAGCGACGATGCGCCGCGCTGGCCGCGTTACGCGGCCGCGCTCGCGGCATACGGGCTGTTCGGCGTCGGCTATATCGGCTACATGACCTTCATCGTCGCGCTGCTGCGCAACGCGGGCATGAGCGCGGCGGTCGTGACGGCCTTCTATCTGCTGCTCGGCGTGGCGACCGTGGTGTCGGCGCGGATCTGGTCGACGCTGCTCGATCGCATGCGCGGCGGCCAGGCGCTCGCGGTGCTCAACGCATTGCTCGCGGTCGCGACGCTGCTGCCCGCGCTATTCGCGCAGCCGTGGGTCGCGTTCGTGTCGGGGATATTGTTCGGCGCGACGTTCCTGTCGGCAGTTGCTTCGACGACCGCCTTCGTGCGCCACAACCTGCCCGTCACACATTGGGCGAAGGGCATTAGCGCGTTCACGATCGTGTTTGCGTTCGGGCAGATCGTCGGGCCGGTGGTGATCGGCTGGGTATCGGACGGCGCGGGGCTCGCGCGCGGTCTCGTGTATTCGGCGGCGTTGCTCGCAGCGGGCGCCGTGGCCGCTGCCTGTCAGAAGGCGTTGCGCGACGCGTGA
- a CDS encoding glycosyltransferase family 2 protein — MSTPINKPLLSLVAPFYNEQDAVERFFAAVVPVLESIEGTRFEIVCINDGSSDATLDRLVEASARDRRIRVIDLTRNFGKEAALTAGIDEASGDAVIPIDADLQDPPSLIPVMVEHWRAGAEVVAAKRTNRACDTFAKRTAAALYYRVHNALSEVKLPENVGDFRLIDRQVVNALRSLPERRRFMKGLFAWVGYRTVIVEYEREPRSAGHSKFSGWRLWNFALEGITSFSTVPLRSWTYIGLLIATLAFIYGGYVIGHTLWSGNPVPGYASTISVMLFMGGIELIGIGVVGEYIGRIYYESKERPVYLVRRRYQARSKVSMLPGVRPDIRHEARAPHVARVEIARRRAAPRVRVVGH; from the coding sequence ATGTCGACACCTATCAACAAGCCACTGCTCTCACTGGTCGCGCCGTTCTACAACGAACAGGATGCAGTCGAGCGCTTCTTCGCCGCGGTCGTACCGGTGCTCGAATCGATCGAGGGCACGCGCTTCGAGATCGTCTGTATCAACGACGGCAGCAGCGATGCGACGCTCGATCGTCTGGTCGAGGCGAGCGCGCGCGACCGGCGCATTCGCGTGATCGATCTGACGCGCAACTTCGGCAAGGAAGCGGCGCTGACCGCGGGCATCGACGAAGCGTCCGGCGACGCGGTGATTCCGATCGACGCCGATCTGCAGGACCCGCCGAGCCTGATTCCGGTGATGGTCGAACACTGGCGCGCGGGCGCCGAAGTGGTGGCCGCGAAACGCACCAACCGCGCCTGCGATACGTTCGCCAAACGCACCGCGGCCGCGCTCTACTATCGCGTGCACAACGCGCTGTCGGAAGTGAAGCTGCCGGAGAACGTCGGCGATTTCCGGCTGATCGATCGTCAGGTCGTCAATGCGCTGCGCAGCCTGCCGGAACGGCGCCGCTTCATGAAGGGGCTGTTCGCGTGGGTCGGTTATCGCACCGTGATCGTCGAATACGAACGCGAGCCGCGCAGCGCCGGTCACTCGAAATTCTCCGGCTGGCGGCTGTGGAATTTCGCGCTCGAAGGGATCACGAGTTTCAGCACCGTGCCGCTGCGTAGCTGGACCTATATCGGTCTTCTGATCGCGACGCTTGCGTTCATCTATGGCGGCTATGTGATCGGCCATACGCTGTGGTCCGGCAATCCGGTGCCCGGCTATGCGTCGACCATTTCGGTGATGCTGTTCATGGGCGGCATCGAGCTGATCGGCATCGGCGTGGTCGGCGAATATATCGGCCGCATTTACTACGAGTCGAAAGAGCGGCCCGTGTATCTGGTGCGCCGCCGCTATCAGGCGCGGAGCAAGGTCAGCATGCTGCCGGGCGTGCGTCCGGATATCCGTCATGAAGCGCGCGCGCCGCATGTTGCGCGGGTCGAGATCGCTCGCAGGCGCGCCGCGCCACGTGTGCGAGTAGTCGGCCATTGA
- a CDS encoding A24 family peptidase: MTLPPLPPHPVPLCVIVLVIVTASTDITARRIPNRVIALGLAAALAVQIWLLGPLAGSLEWLAGAACGFALLLPFYLLRGMAAGDVKLLTMVGAWVGVTMTWHIALATFLIGGVWSIGLVICRGSIGRLLANLRQLMHGWLAAPLRQPDLIDAHASSVGTIPYGVAIAAGTLGTLFATAM, encoded by the coding sequence ATGACGCTGCCACCTCTGCCGCCACATCCTGTACCGCTGTGCGTGATCGTGCTGGTGATCGTGACGGCCAGCACGGATATCACGGCGCGGCGCATTCCCAATCGCGTGATCGCGCTTGGGCTTGCCGCCGCGCTTGCCGTGCAAATCTGGCTTCTCGGGCCGCTCGCCGGCTCGCTCGAGTGGCTCGCGGGTGCCGCGTGCGGCTTCGCGTTGCTACTGCCTTTCTATCTGCTGCGCGGCATGGCCGCCGGCGACGTCAAGCTGCTGACGATGGTCGGCGCATGGGTCGGCGTGACGATGACCTGGCATATCGCGCTCGCCACGTTTCTGATCGGCGGCGTGTGGTCGATCGGGCTCGTGATCTGTCGCGGCAGCATCGGCAGATTGCTCGCCAATCTGCGGCAACTGATGCACGGCTGGCTCGCGGCACCGTTGCGCCAGCCGGACCTGATCGATGCGCATGCGTCATCGGTCGGAACCATTCCATACGGCGTCGCGATCGCGGCCGGAACCCTCGGGACGCTGTTCGCCACCGCCATGTAG
- a CDS encoding FAD-dependent oxidoreductase, with amino-acid sequence MTIDYQALSFEYRPCREQQTQRDTQQAQQTTQQSQQTEAAPYPVIVVGAGPVGLATAIDLAQQGVPVVLVDDDCSLSTGSRAICFSKRSLDIFDRLGCGQRMVDKGISWNVGKVFLKNDLVYTFNLQPEAGHHRPAFINLQQYYVEGFLLERAQELPNLEIRWKSKVVGVQQNGTSGSSASGGDASVTLSVETPDGIYALRGRYVVAADGSRSPIRNMMGLDSKGVTFRDRFLIADVKMEAEFPTERWFWFDPPFHPNQSVLLHRQPDNVWRIDFQLGWDADPVLEKTPERVIPRVRALLGADAKFELEWVSVYTFSCTRMERFRHGNVLFAGDSAHGVSPFGARGANSGVQDAENLAWKLAMVLDGSASDALLDTYASEREFAADENIRNSTRSTGFITPKSPVSRVFRDAVLKLSRHHPFARQLANSGRLSVPAVLRDSPLNTPDCDSFDGAMVPGAACVDAPVQMEGHPAWLLRQLGEQFTGVLFCDGRAIDEATRTALNALRAGPIPLKLMVVVDGDAPADACMNMRVARDIEGLATARYDAKPGTFYLIRPDQHVCARWRKLDADAVEHAMRRALCAEGGAENISANVSPSASADAMPAAH; translated from the coding sequence ATGACCATCGACTACCAGGCGCTGTCGTTCGAATACCGGCCGTGCCGTGAACAGCAAACGCAGCGTGATACGCAGCAAGCGCAGCAAACGACGCAGCAAAGCCAGCAGACAGAAGCCGCGCCCTATCCGGTGATCGTGGTCGGCGCGGGCCCGGTGGGCCTCGCCACCGCGATCGATCTCGCGCAGCAGGGCGTGCCGGTCGTGCTCGTCGACGACGATTGCTCGCTATCCACCGGCTCGCGCGCGATCTGTTTCTCGAAGCGCTCGCTCGATATCTTCGATCGCCTCGGCTGCGGTCAGCGCATGGTGGACAAGGGCATCAGTTGGAACGTCGGCAAGGTGTTCCTGAAAAACGACCTCGTTTATACGTTCAATCTGCAGCCGGAAGCGGGGCATCACCGGCCGGCCTTCATCAATCTGCAGCAGTATTACGTCGAAGGCTTTCTGCTCGAACGCGCGCAGGAACTGCCGAATCTCGAGATCCGCTGGAAAAGCAAAGTGGTTGGTGTGCAGCAGAACGGCACGTCGGGCTCGAGCGCGAGTGGGGGCGATGCGAGCGTCACGCTGAGTGTCGAAACACCGGACGGCATCTATGCGCTGCGCGGCCGTTATGTGGTGGCCGCGGATGGCTCGCGCAGCCCGATCCGTAACATGATGGGTCTCGACAGCAAGGGCGTCACGTTTCGCGATCGCTTCCTGATCGCGGACGTCAAGATGGAAGCCGAGTTTCCGACCGAGCGCTGGTTCTGGTTCGACCCGCCGTTTCATCCGAATCAGTCGGTACTGTTGCATCGTCAACCGGATAACGTGTGGCGTATCGATTTCCAGCTCGGCTGGGATGCCGACCCGGTGCTCGAAAAAACACCTGAACGCGTGATCCCGCGCGTACGCGCATTGCTCGGCGCCGACGCGAAGTTCGAACTCGAATGGGTCAGCGTCTACACGTTTTCGTGTACGCGGATGGAGCGTTTCCGGCACGGCAACGTGCTGTTCGCGGGCGATTCTGCGCACGGCGTATCGCCGTTCGGCGCGCGCGGCGCGAATAGCGGCGTGCAGGATGCGGAAAACCTCGCGTGGAAACTGGCGATGGTGCTCGACGGCAGCGCGTCCGATGCATTGCTCGACACGTATGCGAGCGAACGCGAATTCGCTGCCGACGAAAACATCCGCAACTCGACGCGCTCGACTGGTTTCATCACGCCGAAGAGTCCGGTCAGCCGGGTGTTTCGCGATGCCGTGCTGAAGCTGTCGAGGCATCATCCGTTTGCGCGTCAGTTAGCCAATAGCGGGCGTCTGTCGGTGCCGGCGGTGTTGCGCGATTCGCCGCTCAATACGCCGGATTGCGATAGCTTCGACGGCGCGATGGTGCCGGGCGCGGCCTGCGTCGATGCCCCGGTGCAGATGGAAGGCCATCCGGCCTGGCTGCTGCGGCAACTCGGCGAGCAGTTCACCGGTGTGCTGTTCTGCGATGGCCGTGCTATCGACGAGGCCACCCGTACCGCGCTCAATGCGCTGCGCGCGGGGCCGATTCCGCTGAAGCTGATGGTCGTGGTGGACGGCGATGCGCCGGCCGATGCGTGCATGAACATGCGGGTCGCGCGCGATATCGAAGGTCTTGCCACCGCGCGCTATGACGCAAAGCCCGGCACGTTCTATCTGATCCGGCCGGATCAGCACGTCTGCGCGCGCTGGCGGAAACTCGACGCGGACGCGGTCGAGCATGCGATGAGGCGTGCGCTGTGTGCGGAAGGCGGGGCCGAGAACATCAGCGCGAATGTGAGCCCGAGCGCAAGCGCGGACGCGATGCCGGCAGCGCATTGA
- the cpaB gene encoding Flp pilus assembly protein CpaB, with the protein MKNSRAFVMLSIAVLAGLAAVSFASRWLLQTSSSAVTAVAVASGDISLGQPLNQNLIRMVNWPTSSVPPGAFADGKALDGRVVLTSLAPGEPVLESKLAPQGTKGGLSAVIGEGHRAITVRVNDVVGVAGFALPGNYVDVIVNTQQANKADSPQSISKIVLEKILVLAVAQQVSRDDTAPKVVNAVTLEVTPDQAEKLDLARSVGTLSLVLRNQIDKQTPSTGGATKLTLLDVPVPASVPAAPEPVHPVRTHYAAKPAPKRDCVGVLSGVTGSVECF; encoded by the coding sequence ATGAAAAACAGTCGCGCTTTCGTCATGCTGTCGATCGCCGTGCTGGCCGGCCTCGCGGCCGTGAGCTTCGCGTCGCGATGGCTGCTGCAGACGTCGTCGAGCGCGGTGACGGCGGTGGCGGTCGCCTCGGGCGACATCAGCCTCGGCCAGCCGCTCAATCAGAACCTGATCCGCATGGTCAACTGGCCGACTTCGAGTGTGCCGCCCGGCGCATTCGCCGACGGCAAGGCACTCGACGGCCGCGTCGTGCTGACGAGTCTCGCGCCCGGCGAGCCGGTGCTCGAATCGAAGCTCGCACCGCAAGGCACCAAGGGCGGCCTGTCCGCGGTGATCGGCGAAGGCCATCGCGCGATCACGGTGCGCGTGAACGACGTGGTTGGCGTCGCGGGCTTCGCGCTGCCGGGTAACTACGTCGACGTGATCGTGAATACCCAGCAGGCGAACAAGGCCGATTCGCCGCAAAGCATTTCGAAGATCGTGCTCGAAAAGATTCTTGTGCTGGCGGTCGCGCAACAGGTGAGCCGCGACGACACCGCGCCGAAAGTGGTCAACGCGGTGACGCTCGAAGTGACGCCCGACCAGGCCGAAAAACTCGACCTCGCGCGCAGCGTCGGCACGTTGTCGCTGGTGTTGCGCAACCAGATCGACAAGCAGACACCGAGCACCGGCGGCGCGACCAAGCTGACCTTGCTCGACGTGCCGGTGCCGGCATCGGTGCCGGCGGCGCCCGAACCGGTGCATCCGGTGCGCACGCACTACGCCGCGAAGCCCGCGCCGAAACGCGATTGCGTCGGCGTGCTGTCGGGGGTGACGGGCAGCGTCGAATGTTTCTAG
- a CDS encoding class I SAM-dependent methyltransferase codes for MSPDAYLEMAETEAEHWWFRARRDVLQTMLDRLALPRGSRVLEVGSGTGGNLDMLAGFGTVSGLEMDPTARALSARKTGAHFDIRAGRCPDDVPFNGERFDLICFFDCLEHIADDTGSLARMQALLTPRGRVVVTVPAGQKLWSAHDVFLHHHRRYSRESLMRCAAAAGYEVERITYFNTLLYPLAVAARWADRMLQRKRSTGDAIPPRALNAALYRIFSAERHWLAHAPLPYGVSLLAVLRKRQGEPNE; via the coding sequence ATGTCCCCTGACGCCTACCTCGAAATGGCGGAGACCGAAGCCGAACACTGGTGGTTTCGCGCGCGCCGCGACGTGCTGCAGACGATGCTGGACCGGCTCGCGCTGCCACGCGGCTCGCGCGTGCTCGAAGTCGGTTCGGGCACCGGCGGCAATCTCGACATGCTGGCCGGCTTCGGCACGGTCAGCGGCCTCGAAATGGATCCGACCGCTCGCGCACTGAGCGCGCGCAAAACCGGCGCGCACTTCGATATCCGCGCGGGCCGTTGTCCCGACGACGTGCCGTTCAACGGCGAGCGCTTCGATCTGATCTGCTTCTTCGATTGCCTCGAACATATCGCCGACGACACCGGTTCGCTCGCGCGCATGCAGGCACTGCTGACGCCGCGCGGACGCGTCGTCGTCACTGTCCCCGCCGGTCAGAAGCTGTGGAGCGCTCACGATGTGTTTCTGCATCATCACCGCCGCTACAGCCGCGAATCGCTGATGCGCTGTGCGGCGGCGGCCGGCTATGAGGTCGAGCGCATCACCTACTTCAACACGCTACTGTATCCGCTCGCTGTCGCTGCCCGCTGGGCCGACCGCATGCTGCAACGCAAACGCTCGACCGGCGATGCGATCCCGCCGCGCGCGCTCAACGCCGCGCTGTACCGGATCTTCAGCGCGGAACGTCATTGGCTCGCGCATGCGCCGCTGCCGTACGGGGTGTCGCTCCTCGCGGTGTTACGCAAGCGCCAGGGTGAGCCGAATGAATAA
- a CDS encoding Flp family type IVb pilin, with protein MQNVIANAARFVRDEDGVTAIEYGLIAALIALAIIGAVTTLGTNLSTLFSSIATSI; from the coding sequence ATGCAAAACGTTATTGCCAACGCAGCACGTTTCGTTCGCGACGAAGACGGCGTTACCGCCATCGAATACGGTCTGATTGCCGCGCTGATCGCGCTTGCGATCATCGGTGCCGTCACCACGCTCGGGACGAACCTGAGCACGCTGTTTAGCAGTATTGCTACGTCGATCTGA
- a CDS encoding Flp family type IVb pilin, translating to MKNVIAHAVRFVRDEDGVTAIEYGLIAALIALAILGAVKTLGTNLNSVFTSLSTEV from the coding sequence ATGAAAAACGTCATCGCTCACGCAGTCCGTTTTGTTCGCGACGAAGACGGCGTCACCGCCATCGAATATGGCCTGATCGCCGCGTTGATCGCGCTCGCCATCCTCGGCGCCGTCAAGACGCTCGGCACCAATCTGAACTCCGTGTTCACCAGCCTCTCCACGGAAGTTTAA
- a CDS encoding GtrA family protein, with amino-acid sequence MNKVDRVKLLRFAFSGVFATGLHVCIAMTLIAQAGMSPPWANVIAFTWATAGSYLLNTFWSFSALPALTNAGRFALVSLGGLALTALVSHATQAAGGTPGVGIALVVCVVPPITFIAHRCWTYR; translated from the coding sequence ATGAATAAGGTCGATCGCGTCAAGCTGCTGCGCTTCGCGTTCAGCGGCGTGTTCGCGACCGGACTGCATGTCTGCATCGCGATGACATTGATCGCGCAGGCCGGCATGTCGCCACCGTGGGCCAACGTGATCGCGTTTACGTGGGCGACCGCGGGCTCGTATCTGCTCAATACGTTCTGGAGTTTTTCCGCGCTGCCCGCGCTGACGAACGCCGGGCGTTTCGCGCTGGTGTCGCTGGGCGGCCTTGCGTTGACCGCGCTGGTCTCTCACGCGACGCAGGCGGCGGGCGGCACGCCGGGCGTCGGTATCGCGCTGGTCGTGTGCGTGGTGCCGCCGATTACTTTCATCGCGCACCGGTGTTGGACTTATCGCTGA
- a CDS encoding type II and III secretion system protein family protein, which produces MKTEQGFSSGGGTRCRALGNTVLAAALCAALASAQNCAAQTMAAAPMPQGWGTQSAPLPIGRGAVPMLVSNTPMPTGASSGRTVAPAQLTGPNCTGEIRDESSVSVPVGKSLLVPLLEPARNRTLGNPSVAEAALVSQRTLYLVGMSVGTTNMIVQGRSGACQMINVSVTVDGDGLQRSLQQLLPNERGIRVSSAAGNLVLAGRVSSAQAAAQAIGIASAYAGSQPTQQQQASTASFGNGGSISQQSTSVSKGAEVINMMTVDSPQQVMLEVKVAEVSKTLLNQLGSAVNIQGGFGSWTGALVSSLLAGVGNGIVASKANNRPFNLALDAQKSDSLGKILAEPNLVTLSGQEASFLAGGKVFIPVPQSNGTGGSTITLQEEEFGVGLKFTPTVLAGSRINLKVAPEVSELSPTGVTVSATNINGAAILPLITTRRASTTVQMNDGESFAIGGLIQNNITGALKALPGIGEVPVLGALFRSTSFQQDRTELIFIITVHLVKPLPAGDYPLPTDSFAQTSEAAVYATGNMEGRRPVAQPAAGAANPNAPQSQPQMQPAPAPAPAPAPAPAEGTNAPAALLPRDTQVDRPAPSAAQPSAEPIVSAVPQAGGEIVATMPGNAASPATSAPPKAAPAAVSAAMTSTTSGTAPSAAADAAPGTASGGEPALAKADATGQHNPAAQSNQ; this is translated from the coding sequence ATGAAAACAGAACAGGGGTTCTCATCCGGCGGCGGCACGCGTTGTCGCGCGCTCGGCAACACGGTGCTCGCCGCGGCGCTGTGCGCCGCGCTGGCGAGCGCGCAGAACTGCGCGGCGCAGACCATGGCCGCTGCCCCGATGCCGCAAGGCTGGGGCACGCAGAGCGCACCGCTGCCGATCGGCCGCGGCGCGGTGCCGATGCTGGTCAGCAACACGCCGATGCCGACCGGCGCGTCGAGCGGCAGAACGGTCGCACCCGCGCAACTGACCGGGCCGAACTGTACCGGCGAGATCCGCGACGAATCGAGCGTATCGGTGCCGGTCGGCAAGTCGCTGCTGGTGCCGCTGCTCGAACCGGCGCGCAATCGCACGCTCGGCAATCCGTCGGTCGCCGAGGCGGCGCTGGTATCGCAGCGCACGCTGTACCTGGTCGGCATGTCGGTGGGCACCACCAACATGATCGTGCAGGGGCGCAGCGGCGCGTGCCAGATGATCAACGTGAGCGTGACCGTCGACGGCGACGGCCTGCAACGCTCGCTGCAGCAACTGCTGCCGAACGAGCGCGGCATTCGCGTATCGAGCGCGGCCGGCAACCTCGTGCTCGCGGGCCGCGTGTCGAGTGCGCAGGCCGCCGCGCAGGCGATCGGCATCGCAAGCGCCTATGCGGGCTCGCAGCCGACCCAGCAACAGCAGGCCAGCACCGCGAGCTTCGGTAACGGCGGCTCGATCTCGCAGCAGAGCACGAGCGTCAGCAAGGGCGCCGAAGTGATCAACATGATGACCGTCGACTCGCCGCAGCAGGTGATGCTCGAAGTGAAGGTCGCCGAAGTATCGAAGACGCTGCTGAACCAGCTCGGCTCGGCGGTCAACATTCAGGGCGGCTTCGGTTCGTGGACCGGTGCGCTGGTCAGCAGCCTGCTCGCCGGCGTCGGCAACGGCATCGTCGCGAGCAAGGCGAACAACAGGCCGTTCAATCTCGCGCTCGACGCGCAGAAGAGCGACAGCCTCGGCAAGATTCTCGCCGAGCCGAACCTCGTCACGCTGAGCGGTCAGGAAGCGTCGTTTCTCGCGGGCGGCAAGGTGTTCATTCCGGTGCCGCAAAGCAACGGCACCGGCGGCTCGACGATCACGCTGCAGGAAGAAGAGTTTGGCGTGGGGCTCAAATTCACGCCGACCGTGCTCGCGGGTAGCCGTATCAATCTGAAGGTCGCGCCGGAAGTGTCGGAGCTGTCGCCGACCGGCGTCACCGTATCGGCGACCAACATCAACGGCGCGGCGATCCTGCCGCTGATCACGACACGCCGCGCGTCGACCACGGTGCAGATGAACGACGGTGAGAGCTTCGCGATCGGCGGGCTGATCCAGAACAACATCACCGGTGCGCTGAAGGCGCTGCCCGGTATCGGCGAAGTGCCGGTGCTCGGCGCGCTGTTTCGCAGCACGTCGTTTCAGCAGGATCGCACCGAGCTGATCTTCATCATCACCGTGCATCTGGTGAAGCCGTTGCCGGCTGGCGACTATCCGTTGCCGACCGACAGCTTCGCGCAGACCTCGGAAGCGGCGGTCTACGCGACCGGCAACATGGAAGGCCGCCGGCCTGTCGCGCAGCCGGCAGCGGGTGCCGCGAACCCGAATGCGCCGCAGAGCCAGCCGCAGATGCAACCGGCGCCCGCACCGGCTCCGGCGCCTGCGCCCGCACCGGCGGAAGGCACCAACGCCCCGGCCGCGCTGCTGCCGCGCGATACCCAGGTGGACCGGCCCGCGCCGTCGGCGGCGCAGCCGTCGGCCGAGCCGATCGTATCGGCCGTGCCGCAGGCGGGCGGCGAGATCGTCGCAACTATGCCGGGCAACGCGGCCAGCCCTGCAACCAGTGCACCGCCAAAAGCAGCACCTGCCGCGGTATCGGCCGCAATGACCAGCACGACATCCGGCACGGCACCCAGCGCCGCCGCCGATGCCGCGCCGGGCACCGCGAGCGGCGGCGAGCCCGCGCTCGCCAAAGCCGATGCGACAGGCCAGCACAATCCGGCCGCTCAGTCCAACCAGTAA
- a CDS encoding glycosyltransferase family 87 protein produces MYVSQLQMRGGENPVRNWLTPARIVFYCIAMIVLYVVMMTAWVVTSHGFTVHTASRPGADFSIFWSASYALLHGSAAQVYYHPSFDRIQQTLFTNLGHVSMMPWLYPPTFLVLIAPLALLPPLAMYFVFTAGGITLFTAGTLRVSGLVSSLKGSRFAWLVVAAMPCAFVPAMFGQNSLLTAGIAVFALYWLPRKPVLAGLCIGLLAIKPQLALLFPLVLIAARAWRALVAAAFSATLFSALSVLVCGVQSLRDFLVNTGIARETLLEHQRSYWLSSPTTFAALRDSGVPIAASYAAQACVALIAATAVWHVWRKSRDMRLRAASFTIATLLANPYVWHYELAWAGIAIACMVALGLDKGWLRGEQSVIALLWLLPAYELFNRIFSLPQIGPAILLLMLLIIVRRVRLTGDERDERAALIYSHAIQTIR; encoded by the coding sequence ATGTACGTTTCACAACTGCAGATGCGCGGCGGCGAGAACCCGGTTCGCAACTGGCTCACGCCCGCGCGCATCGTGTTCTACTGCATCGCGATGATCGTGCTGTACGTGGTGATGATGACGGCGTGGGTGGTCACGAGTCACGGCTTCACCGTCCACACCGCTTCGCGCCCCGGCGCCGATTTTTCGATTTTCTGGTCGGCCTCGTATGCGCTTCTGCACGGGTCGGCGGCGCAGGTCTACTACCATCCTTCGTTCGACAGAATCCAGCAGACGCTCTTCACGAATCTCGGCCATGTCAGCATGATGCCGTGGCTCTATCCGCCGACGTTCCTCGTGCTGATCGCGCCGCTCGCGCTGCTGCCGCCGCTCGCCATGTACTTCGTGTTCACCGCCGGCGGCATCACGCTGTTCACCGCGGGCACGCTGCGCGTATCTGGGCTCGTCTCTAGTCTGAAGGGCTCACGCTTCGCGTGGCTCGTGGTGGCGGCAATGCCGTGCGCGTTCGTGCCGGCCATGTTCGGACAGAACTCGCTGCTGACAGCCGGCATCGCGGTGTTCGCGCTGTATTGGCTGCCTCGCAAGCCGGTGCTCGCGGGACTATGCATCGGCTTGCTCGCGATCAAGCCGCAATTGGCGCTGCTGTTTCCGCTCGTCTTGATCGCCGCGCGCGCATGGCGTGCGCTCGTCGCGGCCGCATTCAGCGCAACGCTGTTCAGCGCGCTCAGCGTGCTGGTGTGCGGCGTGCAATCGCTGCGCGACTTTCTCGTCAACACCGGCATCGCGCGCGAAACCCTGCTCGAACATCAGCGCTCGTATTGGCTCTCGTCGCCGACCACCTTCGCGGCGCTGCGCGACAGCGGCGTACCGATCGCGGCGTCGTATGCGGCGCAGGCCTGCGTCGCGCTGATCGCGGCAACGGCCGTGTGGCACGTATGGCGCAAGTCGCGCGATATGCGCCTGCGCGCCGCGAGTTTCACCATCGCGACACTGCTGGCCAATCCCTACGTCTGGCACTACGAACTCGCGTGGGCCGGCATCGCGATAGCGTGCATGGTCGCGCTCGGTCTCGACAAGGGATGGCTGCGCGGCGAGCAATCGGTGATCGCGCTGCTGTGGCTATTGCCGGCTTACGAACTGTTCAATCGCATCTTCTCGTTGCCGCAGATCGGACCGGCCATTCTGCTGCTGATGCTGTTGATCATCGTGCGCCGCGTGCGGCTCACCGGCGACGAGCGCGACGAACGCGCCGCCCTCATCTATTCGCACGCCATTCAAACAATTCGATAA